Part of the Quercus lobata isolate SW786 unplaced genomic scaffold, ValleyOak3.0 Primary Assembly Scq3eQI_341, whole genome shotgun sequence genome is shown below.
TCACCTACCCATCTTATTTGGCTGACGCAAGCtaacaaaagaagcaaagtgACATAACAAAAGCGCATTTTGTTATTTGGCTGACGCAAGCTAATAAAAGCGCATTTTGTGCTTCACAtgtctcttttttattttttcatgagaTATAAACAGTAAATTTAGGTATGTAAACAGTAAAATGCGCGCAAACAAGTGTATAGAatagtttgagtaatgttgtttaagtgtttttgaGACATTAACACTTTGATGGGACAattgatcttttcttttttcttttttcttttgagaaagaaaacttttcacaccTACCTAGTAATTACTTACACCTATGACCTGACCTACCCATCTTATTTGGCTGACGCAAGCcaacaaaagaagcaaagtgACATAAAGTGAGCATTTGGGAAGGGCATTTTGTGCTTCacatgtctctctctttttctttttcttttctttttttttttttgtgtttataggacatgaacagtaaatttagGCATGTGAACAGTAGAATGCGCGTGAACAAGTGtatagaggagtttgagtaatgttgtttgagtatttttgatatacgtgtaggtgaaaaagtatataaaaatgtgtgtaatgttgtttaaaatgtgaaaatgtgtgttagAACACACCTACCAAACAAGGCCTTTGTAACACAATCCATACAAGGAAACTCTGCGTCTGAGTTGTGGATTTCAATTgtcattcaaatttgttttttagtaGGGCTTCCACGTATGCATTTGTGTGAGGAGAATTTGTGAGTTGGATAGTAACGGAATGGTGCTTTAAAGACTTAAATGTctcgcgttaattggtttagggattaaaagtggtaaaaataaaatgtagggactaaaatggaaagaaaatcaaaatttagggattaaaaatgcatttacgcctaattatttattatgtgttataataattagggaatcaattttagttatataaaatgccacaaatcaaccacaaattttttttccctccattttGGCAATGCCATCGTTACAAAtcaattgccacaatttttttttttaaattcctcccCAAGATttcggcaacttggttgccacaattcttcttttttttttcttccctccCATTTTCAGCAACTTAGTTGccacaattcatattttctctctcctcccttccctacaattttggcaacttggttgccacaattggttTCCCTTTGGGCACTCCACATAGCACTAACACTTCGGGCACTTCACACCCACTTGGGCAGCAAGAATTTCGGTAATCTCATTAccgaaattcaattttttctccctcctcCATCACATCACttatctttactctctctcatactttttcttgcaatttcagCAACAtcgttgccgaaattcactctctttcctcatttttccaaataactttgaacagtacctatatcaccaataaactcaattttttgcaatattcaGCTAAAAGACTCGTGAATCTGTGTGAGGTCCACCACAATACAATATTACGAAGGGGGtgtgaaattttcaattactctctaaaattaacactatgtttaaagaaagggaaaaaaaattaagggaatagatttgaaaaaaaaaaaaccccaaggaaaaaataatgctaaaaaattattttattttttattttttgtaaattataaatgaataattcattaggaagaattaaaagtaattttacaaaaatattcataacttttttataCTTTTACAAGGGTACAAGATTAATCTTGTATAAAAAGTtaatcatttctcttttttctttcaaatcggacaaaaacaaaatttggaaaaatgtgTGGAATCCCCAGCTTCTATCAATTTTCCCATTTTCTACTTCCTCTCATCCAGTGCAActaaacataatataaaaggTTTTAACGAATATTTTGTAAGAACTTCCTCAACTGTCCATGCTTCCTCACTACTTTCATCtcactttcccttttccttctcccaaACCCACAGCACACTTCAATAACTGAAGTAGAGCTCCAATTCCGCCGATTAGCACCTTCAGCCTGAGATATACACAACTTCGTTCACCGATTTTTGTTTCCGGTGAGACCCAAAATCAGCCCCTccatttgttgggttttattttgatattttttgttttttccatgttcctccattttttgtgttgtgtttacTGAGACCTTGGCTCACTTGGCTGTGAATGCTTGTTTATTTATGCCTCTTTTTTTACTCTCTACTCAAGTATAGCTTtaatgcttctttttttgtttttattttttttattttagaagtttcTCTGTCTTGTTCCTTTGTTATAGCCATGGTTTTATGAACAATGTCTACTTTGCTCTGCTGTTggcttggggaaaaaaaaattatctgtaCCTAGACCATCTTTGCCCTACATACCCAACACTTGCCCCTGAGTTTTGAACAGTGTGACTTTATTTGTGGTTTCTCTTTCTcataaggaacaaaaaaaaggggtaatGTTTGACTCATTTGATGAAGGGAAAGATTCAAACCATTGCATcaaatagtttttcttctttcataatttattttcttttcaatttttcttcagttctaattgattttttttttccatgcagATCTATTCCTTGATTCAATGGCTTCAAGTTCATCATCTTTCCCAAGTTCTTCTATTTCTTCTACTAGCAAATGGACGTATGATGTTTTCCTGAGTTTCAGTGGTGAGGACACTCGCAATACTGCTACGGACTTTATATATTATGCATTAGTAGAGAAGGGCATTAACACTTTTAAGGACGATCAAaaacttgagaaaggaaaaactattAAACCAGAACTCCTCAGAGCGATCAAAGAATCCAAATTTGCCATAGTCATTCTCTtagaaaattatgcattttccaCTTGGTGCTTAGATGAACTTGTAGAGATCATTGACTGCGAgacaaaaaaggaaataacaGTTTTCCCTATTTTTTACAATGTGGATCCATCTGATGTGCGAAAACAAATAGGAACTTTTTCGCTTGTTAAACTTTTTCGCCCAGTGTCTATTATTAACAATCATAGTGTTTCGTTGCAACTTGACACTTCACATTTACCTAATGGTTTAAGCTATTTGGAATGCAATGATTATCCTTTAAAATCATTGCATTCTTTGCCAGCTGGGCTTGGAGAACTTCGTTTGCTACGTAGCAAACTTAAACTACTTTGGGTAGGAATGAAGGTAAGATTGTTAATAAGTATCTTCATACAAATTTGCTTTTAAACTTCAATAAATAGACACTATAAAGttaattattctaaattttttcttttcttttattagatttttgaaaatttaaagtcCATCAATATGGATGGCTCCTTGGAGCTAATTATCAGCCCTGACTTCAATGGAGTACCAAATCTTGAGGAGTTAATTCTTGCCCGATGTTCAAATTTACGCAGGCTTCATCCATCCATTGGCAAACTGAAAAAGCTTAAACTTCTTGATCTAAAAGGGTGCCTAGAACTAACTAGTCTTCCAGAGAAGTTTGAAATGGAATCTCTTGTGACTCTTAATCTTACTCATTGTTTAAAAGTCAAGAAAATTCCTGACACCATTTGTAGCTTGACATCGCTTAACAATCTTTATCTTTCTGGATGCTCAAAATTTGACAAATTGCCAGAGGACTTGGGGAATATCGTAAGTCTAAAGAAGCTTCATTTGAGTGGAACAACTATAAAAGAGCTGTCTTCATCAATTGAATGCTTGATTGGCCTTACTTCATTGCATCTAAGagattgcaaaaaaattgacaaattgcCAAAGGACTTGGGGAATGTTGTAAGTCTAGAGATGCTTGATTTGAGTGGAACAACTATAACGGAGCTACCTTTGTCAATCGAATTTTTGATTGGCCTTGGTAGATTGCATCTAGATGGATGCCCAAAATTTGTCAACTTGCCAAAGAACTTAGGGAATCTCAAACATCTGAATTGGCTTTGTTTGCAAGGAACAGCAATAGCAGTTTTGCCATCATCTATTGAATGTATGGCTGCCCTTAAGTATTTAAAACTAGAAGATTGCAAAAATCTTGTGTTTCTTCCAAGCACCATTTGTAATTTGAAGAAGGTAGAGTGTCTTGATCTTATTGGATGCTCACAAATTGCCAACTTGCCGGAGAACCTGGGGAATATGGAAAGCCTAAAGTGGCTTTTTTTGGGTGAAACTGCTATAAAAGAGTTACCTTCCTCCACCATTCACCTTGAAAAGGTCTGGAGAGTATCTTTCAAAGGATGTCATTTGTCATCATCTTCATTGACTTCTATGCCAAGAAGTTGCGAGATAGATCTCAGTGACTGCTAGCTTTCGGAAATTCCAAGCGGTATTGACTGCATCTCTATGACGGAGTTATATCTAAGGGGAAATGATTTCATTTCCCTTCCTGAAAGCATCTCCCAATTCTCTAGGCTAACACATCTTTACTTGGATGGTTGCAAAGACCTCCAATCAATACCAAATATTCCATCCAAAGTTGAATTTATATGCCTAGAAAATTGTACCTCACTGGGGAGATTGCCAAGATCACCAAATCATTTCCACTGGTCATCTTATAGGAATTTCACTGTCCAGTGTTTCAACTGCTTCGAATTGGCTAACAATATTCAAAACTTAAGTAACACGTTTcaggtatctctctctctctctaatctctgtGTGTTTTCTAAATATCACctatctctgtctctgtctatgtgttgggttttatttatttagccCCAAGATCATGGTTTGTATATTTCAGGGACAAAGTAGTCAACAAGTTCCAAAAGGTTATATTATTCCTGGAAGGGAAATTCCGAAGTGGTTTGAAAAAGCAAACATATCTGATACTTTAGTGGCCTCTCGTTATTATTCATCTGTGGGACccactataataaaaaaaagtgaagataCAATTGCCTGGGTCTGGGTCAGGGTGTGATGAGTGGTGGGGAATTGTTTTGTGCATTGTTTTTAAACCCACTAAGGAGCGTCATCATGATTACCAACTGGACTATCTCTTTGAAGTGGATGAATGCCTAATGACTTATTACGCATTTGGACTTGGAGAccctactttttttattaaaattacgGCAGAATATGGAGGGGAATGGTCTCGTACATATTATACGTCAGAATATGTTAAAGTGGAATCGCATCATCTTTGGCTGCATAGTCTGTCCAAGGAATGTTTACTTCCAACAGAGATTGATAATAAGCGATTCCATGAAGTTGAGCTTGAAATAGAGACCGGGCGCATGGAGGTGGAGAAAATTGGGCTTCGTGTGGTATAAAAGCAAGACATTGAAGATCCCAATTGAGATGCTTTCTTCAGTTGGTGATGAAATCTAGGGTTTAAAGATCCCAACCAAAACATGCGAAGCccatgatgaggatgaggatgatgccTTGCTACATCTTTTTCACCAATGTGCTAGTTTTCACTGATGTGTCTACTACTCTTGTCAGCTTTTCATGCTAAAATTAGAGTTAATTATGAgtttatattttcatacaaCCTTATggctcatgcatttttgttgtAATGCTTGGATGATTAAGGATACCTGATAAACACACGTCTATTTggttgtggatttgtcaaagaattttgtctaatagaaaattttatagtAGTTTCTGTATATAATGAAAAGATACCAGATTCATATACATCCCAGTGAAGTTGGTTTGGGTAGCTACTTTAGTGATTGAGTTTGATGTAATGCATATGACAGATGAAGTTACCGTGGATGGTTGCTGTCTGTTGGCGCAAGTAACTATTCAAAACCCTTAGAACTTGGCCAATTTGATGGCTTTAATCTTTGTGGACGCTATATtgatgattttataattttttatttttgagaattctttGTATGCAATGGAGTGAGTGCACAATAGCAATACCTGGAGCATTGAGGTGGAGACAGTAGGGTTCCGTTTGTTAAACAAGCAAGACATCAAAGAGACATAGAATGTGAGGAATCCAGTcaaggagatttttttttttttctcttcttttaccTGTGAGTTATCATCTTCTTCCTACCATTATATAATCTAGttgtttccttcctttttttttttttttccctggacATTTactaacatttctttttctgttAAACTTCTACCACTATACAAATGCATATTGAGATTTCTTATTTCTCTATTAACGGTTTGTTgtaattcttgtttttctttttctccaacAGTCcgacatatataataatgttttcttttttccttattgGCATTTGGGACTATGATTCATGTTGATTTACAAAAGGCACCTATCTCGGCTCCTTAGATGTTGATTTTGCTCTATGATTTGCACACTTACATGTAATTGAAGTTAGATAAAGAATAGTAATGAAAAAGTGAATTGATGTTTGCAAAACTTTTTTTCTGTTTGGTAATCAAAGAATGAGAagtgaataaatattacaattttttaatggtATTGTGTTATAATTTGTACAATGAATATGCCGTATTTAGCACACACCAACACTTCCTTTGGGTTTTCATCATATCATCTTTTGGTGCAAAGGACATGTGTTTGTATATCCCAGCGGATAGTATGCAGAAACTAGCAACCCCACAACCAGCATCCATAATGTGAACTACCCTGCAGACAGATCAACTGTCTCACTGGTAGACATATTTCTTAACCTGTCATGAcatgtcatgactcatgaggcTTGTAATTCAGTAGAGTTTAAATGTTTGCGGTATATGGTTTTAACTCTTAATAGGCCTTGTTAAAAGGTGAGCTATTGCGTTTCGCTTATGTTTGTTGTATCAACTATAGATTCACTGTCACTCACAGTGAGACATTAAATCTTATACATAGatgttatatattataatataggACAGAGGTTCTGGATCTACACCCCATTTAAGCTATTTCCAATTCCAATACCGAACATCCTTTAAAACTCAGTAAATA
Proteins encoded:
- the LOC115973513 gene encoding TMV resistance protein N-like; the protein is MASSSSSFPSSSISSTSKWTYDVFLSFSGEDTRNTATDFIYYALVEKGINTFKDDQKLEKGKTIKPELLRAIKESKFAIVILLENYAFSTWCLDELVEIIDCETKKEITVFPIFYNVDPSDVRKQIGTFSLVKLFRPVSIINNHSVSLQLDTSHLPNGLSYLECNDYPLKSLHSLPAGLGELRLLRSKLKLLWVGMKIFENLKSINMDGSLELIISPDFNGVPNLEELILARCSNLRRLHPSIGKLKKLKLLDLKGCLELTSLPEKFEMESLVTLNLTHCLKVKKIPDTICSLTSLNNLYLSGCSKFDKLPEDLGNIVSLKKLHLSGTTIKELSSSIECLIGLTSLHLRDCKKIDKLPKDLGNVVSLEMLDLSGTTITELPLSIEFLIGLGRLHLDGCPKFVNLPKNLGNLKHLNWLCLQGTAIAVLPSSIECMAALKYLKLEDCKNLVFLPSTICNLKKVECLDLIGCSQIANLPENLGNMESLKWLFLGETAIKELPSSTIHLEKVWRVSFKGCHLSSSSLTSMPRSCEIDLSDC